The following nucleotide sequence is from Pseudomonadota bacterium.
GGTTTTGATTTCACGGGGAGTATAGAGGGTAAAGCAGGTATACACGCCTTCTATTCTGGTACATTCCCCTTTATAATCACAACTTATGAACATACTCATCACCCGGCCTGAGCCCGAAGCCAGTGAACTGGCCGCAACACTCAATCAACTTGGTCATCATACCCTGGTAGATCCAATGCTACATATTGAATTTTTAGTGCCTGATCCGGTTAATTTTTCTGTTGCCCAGGCTATTATGTTCACAAGTGCAAATGGTATTCGCGGCGCTAAAGCCCTAACGATTCCCACATCATTGCCCACTTACGTAGTGGGAAGCGCAACAGCACAGGCAGCCCAACACTTTAAAAATATTTATGTCAGCAATGGAGGCGCACTTGAGCTCTGCCAGCACATTGTAAAAGACTTAAACCCAGCAAAAGGCCCGCTGATTCACTTTAGCGGCAGGCATACTGCCATTGACATCCAGCACACTCTTCAAACAAAGGGGTTTTGTGTTGAAAAATATATCGTCTATGAAGCCAAACCCGCACGTCAATTCGCTCCAGAGACACTGCAAGCCCTTGCAGGCCGTACCATTCAATCGGTGCTGTTTTTCTCTCCCCGTAGTGCTGCTATTTTTGCTAAACTACTTATATACAATAAGCAAACAATAATATGTCGATCCATGACCGCAATTTGTTTTAGCCAGAACGTTGCCGGTGCTCTGCAAGGCACAACTTGGAAGGAACTACGAGTGACACAAAGACCGCAAATGGAATGCCTGCTCTCCCTTCTTAACCAACAGGAAAACGTATGAACGAAGATCAAGAACCTAAAGAACAGACCCAAGAGGTTCCTAAACGTTTTAGGAACTATAAATGGCTGCTTCTGTTATTGCTTGCTTTAATTGTTGGAATTTTAGGATGGTGGTATTTACCAATCCTGCAACAAAAAATGACCGACCACCCTGCAACGCCTTCCGGTCAGGTGGTACATCACCAACAACAACCTCAACTCCAACCGCAAGAACGTGAAAGCTTGCAACACGTCATCAAATCACTCGCTTCCAGAATTGCAGCACTTGAAAAAGCACGGGCTATGCCTTCAGTACCACGTGCCATCCCGAAACTTGATGTGATATCCCTGCCCGATTTTCAACCGCTGTTTTTTGCGCTGCGCTGCCTTGAACAAGTTGCCGGTACAGCAAAACCCTTTCGCAATGAATTGGATGATATTCTAACGCAAGTTCCAACCTTACCTGAAGCGCTGGGCTCTGACTTCGCCAAACTCCTAGCTTTAGCTGATTCTGGGGTGCCCACACATGAGCAACTTGCTCAAGAATTTGATAATCTGGTCAGGATGCTTAAACAACCTATTACTAAACAATCTATATCTGCACAATCCACCACTCAAAATTGGATTGGAAAATTAAAAGGTTGGCTCAAAAGTTTAGTTTCAATACGCTATAACCCACCTCAACGAAACTCAGATGCGCAAACTAACTCCGTTTTGGAACGCGTACATGAACTGCTAATCCAGGACAATCTTTTAGATATATTGGAACATAAAGCATACTTATTAGAAGAGTACCAAAATCCCAGCATACAGGAATGGTATAAAAATTTACAAAATCGCGTCCTTGTGCAACAAATGATCACAGAGCTTAGGCCACTCAGCTTAACCCTCTTGATGTTTGGCGCGCTCACACAAAATTCCCAACAGGAAACCGAAGAATGATCCGTAAAATCCTCTTTATAGTTGTTTTAATATCGCTCACCGCAATCGTTTTGGGACTGAACATGTACCCTGGTACCATACGTATTGACTGGCAGGGTTATGAAATTGAAACCTCTCTGACAATATTTGCCCTGCTGCTTTTTGTAACTTTGTTCTTGCTATCTTTAATTGGAAAAATCTGGCGTGCTATTGCCAGACTACCAATGCGGCTTGGAAGACGCGCGCAAAAACGACATCGTGAAAAAGGCCTAATTAGTCTTGTTGAAGCCATCACAGCCAACGCCCTTGAGCAGATCTCTCTGACCAAGGAAAAAGCGTACAAGGTACAGCGATTTTTAAATACTCCCCTGCAACACCATCTCCTCTTTGAAGCTGCATTGCATGAAGCAAATATGCAAAGAGCAGAGCAACAAATCATCGAGATGAACAACTACCCTGAAATGCGAGAGCTAGCTTTATATGAGCAAATTCGTCTTTGCTATGCACAAAATGAGAACGCACAGGCGCACACTCACCTGTTGGAACTCGAGCGAATTGAACCTCAGTCTCCATATGTTCTTAAAAATCTTTTGGGCACCAGTGTATTTCTTTCGCTCTTTGACAAAGCGCTGGAAATCGTACAGAAAATGTATAAGAACAACCTACTCACTAAGGAGAAATGGGAACGATATCAAGCCCAATTACTCTACGCCCAGTCACAACAACACTCTCAAGATATGCAAGAACGTTTGGGGGCTTTAAAGAAAGTACATCAGCTTGACCCGGGGTTTTTCCCAGCAGCAATTGAAATGGCAAAAATTCTTAAAGTACAAAGCAAAGAGCGACAAGCTCGAAAAGTACTAGAGACTACCTGGGAAACAG
It contains:
- a CDS encoding uroporphyrinogen-III synthase gives rise to the protein MNILITRPEPEASELAATLNQLGHHTLVDPMLHIEFLVPDPVNFSVAQAIMFTSANGIRGAKALTIPTSLPTYVVGSATAQAAQHFKNIYVSNGGALELCQHIVKDLNPAKGPLIHFSGRHTAIDIQHTLQTKGFCVEKYIVYEAKPARQFAPETLQALAGRTIQSVLFFSPRSAAIFAKLLIYNKQTIICRSMTAICFSQNVAGALQGTTWKELRVTQRPQMECLLSLLNQQENV
- a CDS encoding heme biosynthesis HemY N-terminal domain-containing protein translates to MYPGTIRIDWQGYEIETSLTIFALLLFVTLFLLSLIGKIWRAIARLPMRLGRRAQKRHREKGLISLVEAITANALEQISLTKEKAYKVQRFLNTPLQHHLLFEAALHEANMQRAEQQIIEMNNYPEMRELALYEQIRLCYAQNENAQAHTHLLELERIEPQSPYVLKNLLGTSVFLSLFDKALEIVQKMYKNNLLTKEKWERYQAQLLYAQSQQHSQDMQERLGALKKVHQLDPGFFPAAIEMAKILKVQSKERQARKVLETTWETDPNPNLVPLYLSITAEEKNIAIQRLAHLSPKHPESLLLLAQNAIEHQEWRKARTSLKALEETYGMTLQACHLMAQIELKEKSNLDQYQYWMDQALKTQDTSAWICNNCCATSKTWKIFCQKCHNIGCFEQCKQGFKQK